TCTTCGTCTTCGTCGGGGACCGAATCCATCACCGTGTAGGCCACCTCTGCAAAGGCGTCATGACCGTTGCCGTTATGGTGTGCCTTGAGTTTGCGCTTGTACCGGCGCAGGCGCTTTTCGATCCGCTCCGAGGCTGCCTGGAAGGCTGCCAGGGGATCGTTGGCCTCGCCATTGGCCTGCAACGCCGTACCTGTGTCCAGGTGAAGCTTGCAGTCCGCACTGTACCGCGATCCCGCCTTTTCCACGGTGACCTGGCTCGAATATCCTCCGTCGAAATATTTGGTTACGGCCTCCTCCACCTGCTCTTCAATACGCTGGCGGAAGCTGTCGCCGATTTCCATATGTTTACCGGACACACGCACACTCATGGAGGGTACCTCTCTTTCATGATTTGCGTACACCAGTCTATTCCAACCTCATCTGCGTTCCAAGCGTTTCACACACGCGCTGTTTGCTGCATCGCACGCTTGGGAAAAGCGGGGATAGTCTGGAAGTCCGGCCTGCCTTCCCTTCGGAAGTGGGGCGCGCATTAGCCCTTCCAGCCCGCGAAGTCAATCGGCCGATTCAGCCATCGTTAACTTCTCACAGGCCGGAACGCGGCTGTCCCGGGCTTTGTTTCAGGTGGCCGAGGCCTTGGCGAGCGCGCGTTTTTCGCGCCGGCGCTGCACGGAGGAGGGGATGTTCATCGCCTCGCGGTACTTCGCCACCGTGCGGCGGGCAAGTTCCACGCCGCCCTTGCGCAGGACATCGACGATGTCGTCGTCGGAGAGCACCGCCTCGGGGGCTTCCTGCGCGATCATGCTGCGGATGCGGTGGCGCACGCTCTCGGCCGAATGGGAATCGCCGCCCTCGGCCGAGCCGATCGAGACGGTGAAGAAATATTTCAGCTCGAACAGGCCGCGCGGCGTCAGCATGTACTTGTTCGAGGTGACGCGGCTCACCGTCGATTCATGCATCCTGATCGCCTCGGCGATCGTTTTCAGGTTCAGCGGGCGCAGGTGGTCGACCCCGTTGACGAGGAAGGCATCCTGCTGACGCACGATCTCGCTCGCCACCTTCAGGATGGTGCGGGCGCGCTGGTCGAGGCTGCGCGTCAGCCAATTGGCCGTCTGGAGGCATTCGTTGAGGAAGCCGTAATCCGCGCTGTCGCGGCTCGTGCGGCTGGAAACGGCGGTATAGTAGTCGCGGTTGACCAGCACGCGGGGCAGGGTGTCGGCATTGAGCTCGACATGCCAGCTTCCGTCGGGCGCGGCGCGCACGACGATATCCGGCACCACGGCCTCGGAAGCGCCCGTCTCGTAGCGCGTGCCGGGCTTCGGGTCGAGCTTGCGGATTTCCGCCAGCATGTCGAGAAGGTCCTCCTCGCCGACGCCGCAGAGTTTCTTCAGCGTCGCGAAGTCGCGCCGGGCGAGCAGTTCGAGATTGCCGACGAGCGCCGCCATGGCCGGGTCGAGCCGGTCCCGGGCCCTCAGCTGGATCGCAAGGCATTCGCTGAGCGAGCGGGCGAAGACGCCGGGCGGATCGAGCTCCTGCAGGCGGGCGAGCACGCGCTCGATCTCGGCGGCGGGCTTGCCGAGCTTTGCGGCGGTCTCCGCCGTGCTGCCCTGGAGATAGCCGGCCTCGTCGAGCTGGTCGACGAGATGCTGGGCGATCAGCCGGTCGACGGGGTCGGCAAGGGCGAAGGGGATCTGCTCGTTCAGGACGTCACGCAGCGTCTTGCGGCTCGCCACGAAGTCGTCGAGGTCGTAGCCCTCGCCGTCCCCGCCGCCGCCCGGCATGGACTTCCACTGGCCGATCAGCTCCGGCGCGTCCGCCGCGCGGGGCCCGGCATCGTCGGGAAAGACATTGTCGAGCCCGCCGTCGAGGGTTTCGGGCGCGCTGCCGGCGGTGCCGCTGGTGGCGGTTTCGTAAAGGTCCGCCTGGCCGCCATCCCCGCCGCGCTCGGTGGGGGATGGCTCGGCCTCGGCGGTAAAGCGCTCGTCGCGCCCACCGTCGTCGTTCGCGGCGATTTCGAGGAGCGGGTTCTTCTCGACTTCCTGCTCGATGAACTGCGTCAGCTCGCCATGCGTCATCTGCAGCAGCTGGATCGACTGCATGAGCTGCGGCGTCATGACCAGCGACTGGTTCTGGCGCAGGAAAAGGCTGGCGGCGAGGGCCATGCGGACGCTCTACTCTCCGGAAATCCGCCCGAAGCCACAGGATCGGGGCGGCAGAAACCAACTGGCCCAAAAATTGCTTTTTAAAAGCGTTTGGTCAAGCGGCGGGCGCGAACTTGATGAAGATCGCGGCAACCGGGCGCGTCCCGCCCTCAGAGGCTGAAATTGTCGCCGAGATAGAGGCGGCGCACGTCGGCATTGCTGACGATGTCGTTCGCCCGGCCGTGGGTCAGCACCTCGCCGGCATGGATGATATAGGCGCGGTCGATGAGGCCGAGCGTCTCGCGCACGTTATGGTCGGTGATCAGGACGCCGATGCCGCGCGAGGTGAGATGACGCACCAGCGCCTGGATGTCGGCGACCGAGATCGGGTCGACGCCCGCGAAGGGTTCGTCGAGCAGCATGAAGGTCGGGTCGGTGGCAAGTGCGCGGGCGATCTCGAGGCGCCGGCGCTCGCCGCCGGAAAGCGCGATGGCGGGCGACTTGCGAAGATGCGAGATCGAGAATTCGGCGAGCAGGCTGTCGAGTTTTTCCTCCCGCCGCGCCTTGTCCTTGTCGTGCACTTCCAGCACGGCGCGGATGTTCTCCTCCACCGTGAGACCGCGGAAGATCGAGGCTTCCTGCGGCAGATAGCCGACGCCGAGGCGTGCCCGGCGGTACATCGGCATGGTGGTGACGTCGTGGCCGTTGATCTCGATCGAGCCCTCGTCGACGGGCACGAGACCGGTGATCATGTAGAAACAGGTCGTCTTGCCGGCGCCGTTCGGGCCGAGCAGGCCCACGGCCTCGCCGCGCCGGACGACGAGCGACACGCCGTTGACGACGCGCCGGTCGCGATAGGTCTTCGTCAGCCCTCGCGCAATGAGGGTTCCCTCGTAGCGCGACAGGTCGGTGCTGCGGTGGGGTTCCTGCGCACCCTTCTTCGGGTGGCGCGTCAGGCGGGTGAGCAGGGAAGATGACACGGGAGAAGCGCTATATCAGTTCGTTTTCTGGCGGGATTTAGGGTCGAGCTGGATCATGACGCGGCCGCCGCAGGCATCCAGCTTCGCTTCACCGGTGCGCATGGTGACGGAGAGCTGACAACCGACGAAGACGTTCTCGCCTTCCGACAGCACCACCTTCTTGCCCTTGAGGACCAGCGTCTCGTTGTCGAGGTTGAACGTTCCGGTATCGGCGGTCGCTTCCTGCGTCTGCGACTTCAGGTAGACCTTGTCGAAGACGTCGATCTTCTCGATGTCGGCATTGCCGCTGGCGACCGAGCCCTTGCCGCCCGACTTGTAGTGAACGACCATGCGGCCGGCCTGCAGCGTCGTCGTGCCCTGCACGACCTTCACATTGCCGGTGAATTCGGCCTTGTTCTCCTGGTCGCGGATTTCCAGCGCGTCGCTCTGGATCTGGATCGGCTGGTCGTTCGAGAGCTGCACGCCCTTCATCTTGCTCGCCGTCTGCTGGGCGCCGGCATGGCCCGCGGCCAGTGCGAAGCCCGCGGCAAGAACGAAAAGGCTGGCGGCCCGGACAGGGGCGGAGAGAGTGGCGAACATGGCGCTCTTACTTTTCTCGGTTGCGGATGGCGGCAGGGTCGACGTCGACGACGACCTTGCCCTCGAAGACGACGACACGGCCTTTATCCGTCATTCGCAGCGACTGCGCAACAATGGATGCGCCGGGCGAATGGATGGAAACGGGGTCCTTCGTTTCCATCGTTCCGCCGTTGATGTCGAGATGGGCCGAACGGAAGGCGGCGGCAAGGCCGGTATTGAGGTTGATGGTGAAGGGCCGGGTCATGTCGAGCAGGTTCTTGCCGCGGTCGTAGACGCCGGTCTCGGCCGTCACTTCCGCGGTGGTCTTGTCGTTGACCGGCATCTTCGCCGTGATGTTCTCGAGCGTGATGACGTCGGGCGTCTTCATGTCCTGCAGCGCCCGCTCGGCCT
The Shinella zoogloeoides DNA segment above includes these coding regions:
- the rpoN gene encoding RNA polymerase factor sigma-54 is translated as MALAASLFLRQNQSLVMTPQLMQSIQLLQMTHGELTQFIEQEVEKNPLLEIAANDDGGRDERFTAEAEPSPTERGGDGGQADLYETATSGTAGSAPETLDGGLDNVFPDDAGPRAADAPELIGQWKSMPGGGGDGEGYDLDDFVASRKTLRDVLNEQIPFALADPVDRLIAQHLVDQLDEAGYLQGSTAETAAKLGKPAAEIERVLARLQELDPPGVFARSLSECLAIQLRARDRLDPAMAALVGNLELLARRDFATLKKLCGVGEEDLLDMLAEIRKLDPKPGTRYETGASEAVVPDIVVRAAPDGSWHVELNADTLPRVLVNRDYYTAVSSRTSRDSADYGFLNECLQTANWLTRSLDQRARTILKVASEIVRQQDAFLVNGVDHLRPLNLKTIAEAIRMHESTVSRVTSNKYMLTPRGLFELKYFFTVSIGSAEGGDSHSAESVRHRIRSMIAQEAPEAVLSDDDIVDVLRKGGVELARRTVAKYREAMNIPSSVQRRREKRALAKASAT
- the lptC gene encoding LPS export ABC transporter periplasmic protein LptC, translating into MLNSVTEAPTGAQGMGISAEAYRLATRHSARVRILKIALPVAALIIAAVFAVVSIVRTYLPSDLHVESATIEDGKIVMRYPAIAGRNKDGISYSMKAERALQDMKTPDVITLENITAKMPVNDKTTAEVTAETGVYDRGKNLLDMTRPFTINLNTGLAAAFRSAHLDINGGTMETKDPVSIHSPGASIVAQSLRMTDKGRVVVFEGKVVVDVDPAAIRNREK
- the lptB gene encoding LPS export ABC transporter ATP-binding protein, producing the protein MLTRLTRHPKKGAQEPHRSTDLSRYEGTLIARGLTKTYRDRRVVNGVSLVVRRGEAVGLLGPNGAGKTTCFYMITGLVPVDEGSIEINGHDVTTMPMYRRARLGVGYLPQEASIFRGLTVEENIRAVLEVHDKDKARREEKLDSLLAEFSISHLRKSPAIALSGGERRRLEIARALATDPTFMLLDEPFAGVDPISVADIQALVRHLTSRGIGVLITDHNVRETLGLIDRAYIIHAGEVLTHGRANDIVSNADVRRLYLGDNFSL
- the hpf gene encoding ribosome hibernation-promoting factor, HPF/YfiA family → MSVRVSGKHMEIGDSFRQRIEEQVEEAVTKYFDGGYSSQVTVEKAGSRYSADCKLHLDTGTALQANGEANDPLAAFQAASERIEKRLRRYKRKLKAHHNGNGHDAFAEVAYTVMDSVPDEDEELPEDYAPTIVAESTKKLRTLSVASAVMALDMTDEPVLLFRSAGSEQLNIVYRRNDGNIGWIDAASIKG
- a CDS encoding LptA/OstA family protein translates to MFATLSAPVRAASLFVLAAGFALAAGHAGAQQTASKMKGVQLSNDQPIQIQSDALEIRDQENKAEFTGNVKVVQGTTTLQAGRMVVHYKSGGKGSVASGNADIEKIDVFDKVYLKSQTQEATADTGTFNLDNETLVLKGKKVVLSEGENVFVGCQLSVTMRTGEAKLDACGGRVMIQLDPKSRQKTN